Within Oncorhynchus masou masou isolate Uvic2021 chromosome 17, UVic_Omas_1.1, whole genome shotgun sequence, the genomic segment TCAGAGCAAAGTAGAAGTTTAAATTAGATCTGTGTTGTATCTCTATTCTACAGTATGGAGGGGTCACCCCGGTAGACCTCTTATGACACCAAGTGGAAAATGGTCTCAGTGGTGCAATGCAATAGAAAACTGACCAGCTGAAACCTTAAACATCCAACCAACCATGCAACCAATCAACCCACGCTaggaaatacaaaacaacaagaaCAATCACCACCCAGGATTGGTCTCTTCTCAGCGTCTGTGAGTGGGTGCAGGAGGAGTTGTGTGTATGGAGGGAGGAGTGTGTGTTCACCAGTTGTACCTGTTAACAGATGGAGTATGTTCACCCCTCTCCTGGAAGTGTGTGATTCCGATGGAACCTCCACTATAAGAATCCAGGGATCATGCTGCCCCTACCGATGCCTCTCTAACCAAGAATTCCAGGTCATTACCAGCCATTATCTGATTGACTTTGATTGGTCGGATATTTGGTTGATTATCATATTATTTAATTCATTTAAATTATTTCTTTAGGTAATTTATGCCATATTCAAATATCTGTTTCATCATTTCCGTTCTACTGTATGCATTTTTATCTCTTTGTCAAACATCAGGTGGTCTCAGCCATCGGTGAGAAAATTGGCTCCATATGGAAGAAATGGCCTGGGTTTAACGAAGAGTGCAACATGGATCATGAATACTTTGGGTTAGAGGGTGAGTTATCCTTCGTTTACACCCGAAGCCATATAGTTAAACCTTGACTTAATAGCTTTACCTTCAAAACAAATAGAAGTATCTACTGTTCAAGAACACGGCAAAACCCCCTCTCCTCCTAAAATGTCTGAATCATGCAGTTCCACAGGATATGACATCACAGACCAAACTTCTTCTGCTGGCGGCCACGTTCCTACTGGTAAGCACGAAGAAACAACGCTCCCACGAAAACCCCCCCAGATAAAATACTGTGGGAGTCAATGAATACAACGTGAACCTGACAAACTCTGTACTCCCTACATTgacccttccatctctctctctctctttagaatTATATGTTCTTTGAGATGAGCTGAACCGGCACTAGACAATCAGAGATGAGAAAATGTAGGTAATCAAAAGTGGACCATGAGAACTGCAGAAGCCAAATGACCATCGGCGAGTGTCACAGCTTCGCCCGATGCCACACCGCGGCATCATCAGAGATAGAACACATGGACAGTTGTTTGGGGGAGGGTGCAAATGTTAGCGACACCAAAGATGTACTAGCCTGCATAGCATGACCTCCTCCTTTCCTTTATTTAGTTCTCATTTAGTTGTCCTAATAGAAGAGATAAACCCAATACATCTTAATAGATACCTGGCATTGGCTTATGCTCCCATCGCAACAAGTTGACTGACTGACAATCAGTTCAAACTATCTTTGTTTGGAAAGATACGTTTTCCTCATCCAACGTACGCCACCGGTGACATCACAGAATAGAACACTGAAGCCATTGGTTAGCAGCAGATGCATAATCAACATTTATTGCTATAATCCATCAGGTGTATATCCATCAGACAGTACTTTCCTCGTTTTGACAAGACACCCTTTTTCCAGCACCACCCACCCAATCCTGGGCAGTATTTCATCAAGGGGGAGAAGATAGAAGGAGCCCCAAGCTCTGGCCTGGGACCAGTTTCTGTTCTGTAGCACTAAATGGTGAGGGGGTCAGATGAGCTGATTCCAGGTCAGTGTTCAGGGACTCCTTCTACCCCGGGGAAAATATCACAGCAGGGCCACcattctagcctggtcccagatctgttggtgatTTTGACTAACTCCATGTCAAGCCAAACTGTTTTGCATgaggagttggcaagagagcagaaacagactgacacccaggctaCCACCATTCCACACGGGAGAGATTATTTTACAACATTATTACATTGTTATTAAAGTTGTATTGTTACGTCCCTCTTCACTGTGGGATCTTGAAAGGCATGTTGAATGTTTCATCTGGGTTGGGTCCGTCTCGAGGCCAGGCACAGTGTTATAGGCAGCTGGGCAGTCCATCCTAAAGAGGCCGCTTCACGTTACCCACGGTCCCTCTTTAGGATGGGCCCCATCCTTTGGCTTGAAAACTTTCTGGACAAAGGTAAAGAATCAAGTTCTCGATTCTCGTTAAGTAAATAGATTTTCTCAAAAGGACATAGCTTTTTCTAGAAATATATTTTTGTACGCCATAATATTTCTAGTTTAAATGACTAGAGGCATTGTAGTTAAAATACTGCACTATAATAAAATAACTTCCACCTGCAACCCTGTTAAGTTTCAGagttaaaaaaaaacagatacatCTCTGCTGTACATTTAAAACTCTACCAGAGGGAACTGTGATTGTGCTACACAATGATGAATATACTGCCTATACCTATTTATGGGAAGGGTTTGGTTTAATATTCTGTTAGAAGAAGATTCCGTCAACAGTCATTGGCCAAATCACCAAATGCTTGTCGCACAGTCTCCCTCTGTTGGCAGATCAGGGACAGTGTCACTTGAAAAAATACATCCACTGAGGTTTCATTCATCTCTGACTGACAGGCAGATAAAAAGCTCCAACCAACCGACAGCTTGGTTCCGTGTTCCGTACAGTAGATTCCATGAGCCATAGAAAGGAAGGCCACTGtcccccctctctttatctctccctcgcTGTCGCCATGTAAAACAGATCCTTAAAGGTATTATTCCTCCGGATTTCATCCAAAAGACACACAAATctagagatatgagagagagacaaacataaACAGAGACAGTTAGGTTATTGAAACACTCAGTTCCTATAATCGACTACTAGCGTACTAATGCAGCAGTACTAATAATAGTACCAGTGatggatgtatggatgtatggatggatgtatggatggatgtatggatggatggatggatggatggatggatgtatgtatgtatgtatggatggatgtatggatgaatgtatggatgtatggatgtatggatggatggatggatggatgtttttttttttcacctttatttaaccaggtaggctagttgagaacaagttctcatttgcaactgcgacctggccaagataaagcttagcagtgtgagcagacaacacagagttacacatggagtaaacaattaacaagtcaataacacagtacaaaaaaggcgagtctatatacattgtgtgcaaaaggcatgaggaggtaggcgaataattacaaccttgcagattagcactggagtgataaatgatcagatggtcatgtacaggtagagatactggtgtgcaaaagatcagaaaagtaaataaataaaaacagtgtggggatgaggtaggtgaaaatgggtgggttatttaccaataggctatgtacagctgcagcgatcgggtagctgctcagatagcacatgtttgaagttggtgagggagataaaagtctccaacttcagggattttttgcaattcgttccagtcacaggcagcagagtactggaacgaaaggcggccaaatgaggtgttggctttagggatgatcagtgagatacacctgctggagcgcgtgctacggatgggtgttgccatcgtgaccagtgaactgagataaggcggagctttacctagcatggacttgtagatgacctggagccagtgagtctggcgacgaatatgtagcgagggccagccgactagagcatacaagtcacagtggtgggtggtataaggtgctttagtgacaaaacggatggcactgtgataaactgcatccagtttgctgagtagagtgttggaggcaattttgtagatgacatcgccgaagtcgaggatcggtaggatagtcagttttactagggtaagtttggcggcgtgagtgaaggaggctttgttgcggaatagaaagctgactcttgatttgattttcgattggagatgtttgatatgagtctggaaggagagtttacagtctagccagacacctaggtacttataggtgtccacatattcaaggtcggaaccatccagggtggtgatgctcgtcaggcatgtgggtgcaggcagcgatcggttgaaaagcatgcatttggttttactagcgttttagAGCAGTTggtggccacggaaggagtgttgtatggcattgaagctcgtttggaggttggatagcacagtgtccaaggacgggccggaagtatatagaatggtgacgtctgcgtagaggtggatcagggaatcgcccgcagcaagagcaacatcattggtATATAcggagaaaagagtcggcctgagaattgaaccctgtggtacccccatagagactgtcagaggaccggacagcatgccctccgatttgacacactgaactctgtctgcaaagtagttggtgaaccaggcaaggcagtcatccgaaaaaccgaggctactgagtctgacgataagaatatggtgattgacagagtcgaaagccttggcaaggtcgatgaagacggctgcacagtactgtcttttatcgatggcggttatgatatcgtttagtaccttgagtgtggctgaggtgcacccgtgaccggctcggaaaccagattgcacagcggagaaggtacggtgggattcgagatggtcagtgacctgtttgttgacttggctttcgaagactttagatgggcaggatggatataggtctgtaacagtttgggtccagggtgtctccccctttgaagagggggatgactgcggcagctttccaatccttggggatctcagacgatatgagagagaggttgaacaggctggtaataggggttgcgacaatggcggcggatagtttcagaaatagagggtccagattgtcaagcccagctgatttgtacgggtccaggttttgcagctctttcagaacatcagctatctggatttgggtaaaggagaacctggaagggcttgggcgagaagctgcggtgggggcggagctgttggccgatgttagagtagccaggcggaaggcatggccagccgttgagaaatgcttgttgaagttttcgataatcatggatttatcggttgtgaccgtgttacctagcctcagtgcagtgggcagctgggaggaggtgctcttgttctccatggacttcacagtgtcccagaactttttggagttggagctacaggatgcaaacttctgcctgaagaagctggccttagctttcctgactgactgcgtgtattggttcctgacttccctgaacagttgcatatcacggggactattcgatgctattgcagtccgccacaggatgtttttgtgctggtcgagggcagtcaggtctggagtgaaccaagggctgtatctgttcttggttctgcatttttgaacggagcatgcttatctaaaatggtgaggaagttacttttaaagaatgaccaggcatcctcaactgacgggatgaggtcaatgtccttccaggatacccgggccaggtcgattaggaaggcctgctcacagaagtgttttagggagcgtttgacagtgatgaggggtggtcttttgactgcggctccgtagcggatacaggcaatgaggcagtgatcgctgagatcctggttgaagacagcggaggtgtatctggagggccagttggtcaggatgacgtctatgagggtgcccttgtttacagagttagggttgtacctggtgggttccttgatgatttgtgtgagattgagggcatctagcttagattgtaggactgccggggtgttaagcatatcccagtttaggtcacctaaaagaacaaactctgaagctagatgggggcgatcaattcacaaatggtgtccagggcacagctgggagctgagggggtcggtagcaggcggcaacagtgagagacttatttctggagagagtaattttcaaaattagtagttcgaactgtttgggtatggacctggaaagtatgacattactttgcaggctatctctgcagtagactgcaactcctcccctttggcagttctatcttgacggaagatgttatagttgggtatggaaatctcagaatttttggtggccttcctgagccaggattcagacacggcaaggacatcagggttagcagagtgtgctaaagcggtgagtaaaacaaacttagggaggaggcttctgatgttgacatgcatgaaaccaaggctttttcgattacagaagtcaacaaatgagggtgcctggggacatgcagggcctgggtttacctccacatcacccgcggaacagagaaggagtagtatgagggtgcggctaaaggctatcaaaactggtcgcctagagcattggggacagagaataagaggagcaggtttctgggcatggtagaatatattcagggcataatgcgcagacaggggtatggtggggtgcgggtacagcggaggtaagcccaggcactgggtgatgatgagagaggttgtatctctggacatgctggttgtaatgggtgaggtcaccgtatgtgtgggaggtgggacaaaggaggtatcaggggtatgaagagtggaactagggctccattgtgaactaaaacaatgataactaacctgaacaacagtatacaaggcatattgacatttgagagagacatacagcgaggcatgtatgtatgtatgtatgtatgtatgtatgtatgtatgtatgtatgtatgtatggatggatggatggatggatggatggatggatggatggatggatggatggatggatggatggatggatggatggatggatggatggatggatggatggatggatggatggatggatgtatgtATGTAGGAATATGAATTAAGACCGCTCCTACCCAGAAACTCACAGCTTTAgagactagctagctagctagcgaccACCAACAGCGTTCACCAGACCATGGAAGTCCTCCCAGGCCCTGAGAACAGACAGAACCCCCCAGGTGTTAGCCTTCTGAGCTCAGGCATTagctctgtgtttgtctgtgtgtgtgtgtttttacttGATGCTGTCGGTGTGTGTCTTGTACTCCATAATGGTGTTGGGGGGTAGGTTGAGGACCCTACGTAGAGTGTCTCTGATCCGGGTAATGGTGGCCTGGTCACTGGCTGTCTTGTTCCAGATGGAGATGATGTCCTCCTGGAGGAAAGACATGAgggaagcatggtgttggcaacAATAGACACTGGAacagtgcatgtgtgtctgtgcgtgcgtgcgtgcgtgtgtgtgtttgcacgtgtgGCTCTATGTACGTGTGTACCTGGAAGCGTACAGACACCACAGCGCCACAGATCTCCCCCCCCACCATGAACTGTTCCCCCAGCATGGCCAGAATCAGATTCTCCCAGCAACGAGACGCCAGGCCCTTCCTCAGCCGGATGATCCACTTCCCACCTAGCTTATTAGCATCGtcctagagacacagagagaagattCACAAGGCCATTGGGCAGGAAACAAATGTgtcatattcattagggcacaccgaaACAAAATGTTCTGCAATTGAAAAGGAAAATGAGCATTCCTTATTAGTTTAGGCAGTCCCTTCCTGATCCCATCTGTTTTCTTCTATTTGCttcctaatgaatacaaccctggtAATGGTATAACAGTATCAACAGGTGAAGACTGATCTAAGGTCAGCTGAGTGAGCTCATAAAGGTAAGGATAGATCAAAAGAATACAGGAAGTGAGACATCCCACTCCCCCAATGAAAAGTAGACAAGACCCAGCTGCTATCgcattggtgtctatgggagagcCACCCACTTAAGTAGACAGAAACTGAAAAATATGTTCAATGGTAAATGGCCTGAGTGAACTATCtccatttatccaccatctttgctaCCCACCTCCCACATGGGTTTGATACCTTCCTTGAAAAGGTGGAAGTCGCTGTGGCCCGTCAGGTCGCCCGGGCGGATCATGTGACTGTAGAAACGCCAGAACTGCTCCACCTGGTGGACCGGAGGACAGATTTAGTCTAGAACCCAAGAAATATACTAAACTAGATCAGCTGAGTCAAACTGCAAAGGTGAAAGGCAAAGAACAATGGTTCCCAAAAGGGACTGACCGAGGCGAAGCTGCCGATCTGTTTGATGTTGGACTCGTAGCTCTGGGTGCTGGCAGGCCGGCCGGGGGTGCGTCTGGAGTACCAGAAGGAGTAGTTATACTGGAGGGGGTGCTCCCCTACCCCTGGAACTGCAATCTGAACAACAGAGCAGACACAGACAAGATATGGTCATTTAGCAGGCACTTTTATACTAAAGtaatttatcctttatttaactaggcaagtcagttaagaacaaattcttatttacaatgaaggcctaccacgaccaaacctggacgacactgggacaattgtgcaccgctctatgggactcccaatcacggccggatgtgatacagcctggattcgaaccatggACTGTAgagacgcctcttgcactgagatgcagagccttgtgCCACTTATTCACACTtacagccttcagaaagtattcagcccttaactttttctattttgttgtgttagagcctgaatttagaatggattaaatatatatatatatatatttacatacacacacacagtggggcaaaaaagtatttagtcagccaccaattgtgcaagttctcccacttaaagatgagaggcctgtaattttcatcataggttctcattttgtctgtcatagttgaagtgaaagaaaatccagaaaatcacattgcaggatttttaatgaatttatttgcaaatgatggtggaaaataagtatttggtcacctacaaacaagcaagatttctggctttcacagacctgtaacgtcttctttaagaggctcctctgtcctccactcgttacctgtattaatggcacctgtttgaacttgttatcagtataaaagacacctgtccacaacctcaaacagtcacactccaaactccactatggccaagaccaaagagctgtcaaaggacaccagaaacaaaattgtagacctgcaccaggctgggaagactgaatctgcaataggtaagcagcttggtttgaagaaatcaactgtgggagcaattattaggaaatggaagacatacaagaccactgataatctccctcgatctggggctccacgcaagatctccccccgtggggtcaaaatgatcacaagaatggtgagcaaaaatcccagaaccacatgggggaacctagtgaatgacctgcaagGAAGctggcatgacaatgatcccaaacacaccgcccgggcaacgaagaagtggcttcgtaagaagcatttctaggtcctggagtggcctagccagtctccagatctcaaccccatagaaaatctttggagggagttgaaagtccgtgttgcccagcaacagccctaaaacatcactgctctagaggagatctgcatggaggaatgggccaaaataccagcaacagtgtgtgaaaaccttgtgaagacttacagaaaacgtttgacctctgtcattgccaacaaaggctatataacaaagtattgagataaacttttgttattgaccaaataaattcataaaaaatcctacggtgattttctggattttttacttctcattttgtctgtcatagttgaagtgtacctatgatgaaaattacaggcctctcatctttttaagtgggagaacttgcacaattggtggctgactaaatacttttttgccccactgtgtgtgtgtatatatatatatatatatatcactgacCTACAAACAATATCTCCTtattgtcaaagtggaataatctTTTTCAAAAAGTTTGCTAATTAATGAAAAAGGAAAAGCTgatatgtcttgagtcaataagtattaaaccccttggttatggcaagcctaaataagtaaaAATGTCCTTAACAAGTCACagaataagttgcatggattcactctgtgtgcaataatatcgTTTAACATTCTTTttgatgactacctcatctctgtaccccacacatacacataaatacagattcaaccacaaagaccagggaggttttccaatgcctcgcaaagaagggcacctattggtagatggagaTGAAAAAtgaacagacattgaatatcccttgcACATGacgcatggtgaagttattaattacactttggatggtgtatcagtacatccagtcactataaagatactggcgtccttcctaactcagttgctggagaggaaggagtaACAGGtgtcttccaactcctcctctgacgaagaggtggaacaaggatcggaccaaaatgcagcgtggttcgttagatacatctttaatgttgaagaaaacacgaacaatacaaaacaacaaacgtcgaaaaccgaaacagccctgactggtgcaacaaacacagagacaggaacaatcacccacaaacacacagtgaaacccaggctacctaaatatggttcccaatcagagacaacgataatcacctgactctgattgagaaccgcctcaggcagccatagactaatctatacaccccacacaacccaaagacgaaacacactacaaataaacccatgtcacaccctggcctgacccaataaatgaagctaacataaataaatatagaccagggcgtgacagaaggaaaccgctcagggatttcactatgaggccaatggtgactttagaTAGGAGAAAGCTGAGactggatcaacaacattttagttactctacaatactaacctacttggcagagtgaaaagaaggaagcatgtaaatgtaacagtatagcttccatccctctcctcgccccaacctgggctccgctgcacacatcaaccacagtcactcacgacgcatcgttacccatcgcgccacaaaatccgcggggaacaactacttctaggtctcagagcgagtgacgtcaccgattgaaacactattagcgcccaccccgctaactagctagccatttcacattggccACAAagaataaacatattccaaaacatgcttcttgtttgcaacaaggcactaaaggaATCCGGCAAAAAAAATGGGGcaaattcaatacaacacattactgagtaccactctccgtATTTTCAagaatagtggtggctgcatcatgttatgggtatggttggagtaaaaaaagaaacagaatggagccaagcacaggcaaaatcctagaggaaaaccaggttcagtctgctttccaccagacactgggagactaactcacctttcagcaggactataacctaaaacacaaggccaaatctacactggagttgcttaacaagaagacagtgaatgtttctaaatggctgagttacagttttgtcttAAATCAACTTGAAAATCTTTGGCAAGACCGGAAAATTGTTGTTTAGCAATGAACAACAACCATtttaacagagcttgaagaatttaaaaaagaataaagggcaaatgttgcacaatccaggtgtggataaaaaaaataataataataatgtttcaGGAAACCAAAATTGTTTTTGTGGCAGACATTCCTTCTGGAACATgtaaactttcatgtgccttaataacaaatgtgtatgcCATTTGTAAACATGAATACAATTGCAAAGTTACGAgcttagttggtttagccacagaaaaagtcaggaaccttccAGCTAGCCAtcattggctgagataatgggtaggctggacatgccgagagatgagttcggattggtctgccatgtagcacgtttctgtctata encodes:
- the eif4e2 gene encoding eukaryotic translation initiation factor 4E type 2 isoform X2 produces the protein MNNKFDALKDDDSGDHDQDQGSQKDCEKEKNDNDEDNDQNTAKKKIAVPGVGEHPLQYNYSFWYSRRTPGRPASTQSYESNIKQIGSFASVEQFWRFYSHMIRPGDLTGHSDFHLFKEGIKPMWEDDANKLGGKWIIRLRKGLASRCWENLILAMLGEQFMVGGEICGAVVSVRFQEDIISIWNKTASDQATITRIRDTLRRVLNLPPNTIMEYKTHTDSIKAWEDFHGLVNAVGGR
- the eif4e2 gene encoding eukaryotic translation initiation factor 4E type 2 isoform X1 encodes the protein MNNKFDALKDDDSGDHDQDQGSQKDCEKEKNDNDEDNDQNTAKKKVCVSPKYNATIAVPGVGEHPLQYNYSFWYSRRTPGRPASTQSYESNIKQIGSFASVEQFWRFYSHMIRPGDLTGHSDFHLFKEGIKPMWEDDANKLGGKWIIRLRKGLASRCWENLILAMLGEQFMVGGEICGAVVSVRFQEDIISIWNKTASDQATITRIRDTLRRVLNLPPNTIMEYKTHTDSIKAWEDFHGLVNAVGGR
- the eif4e2 gene encoding eukaryotic translation initiation factor 4E type 2 isoform X3, with amino-acid sequence MNNKFDALKDDDSGDHDQDQGSQKDCEKEKNDNDEDNDQNTAKKKVCVSPKYNATIAVPGVGEHPLQYNYSFWYSRRTPGRPASTQSYESNIKQIGSFASVEQFWRFYSHMIRPGDLTGHSDFHLFKEGIKPMWEDDANKLGGKWIIRLRKGLASRCWENLILAMLGEQFMVGGEICGAVVSVRFQEDIISIWNKTASDQATITRIRDTLRPGRTSMVW